The following nucleotide sequence is from Alphaproteobacteria bacterium.
GAGAGCCGTCCGAGGCTGGCCAGGATATCGCGGCACCGCGCGACCTGTTCCGTCAGAAGCTGCAAATCGTCGCGCACGTGGTCGGGCGCATCGGCCAGCGCCTCGCTGCTCAATTCCTTGACCGCGACCGCGATAGTCGAGAGCGGACTGCCCAGCTCATGCGCCGTGGCCGCAGCCATTGCCCCCAGTTCCGACACGCGATGTTCGCGATCGAGCGCCAGTTGCGTCGCGCCGAGCGCGTTGGACAGGCGCCGCGCGTCCTCGGCCACCCGCCAGCCATAGGCGGCGATCAGGCTGGCACCAAGCACCAGCGCCACCCAGAGGCCGAGGACATAGACCGTCGGGATGGGCGGCGCGGCACCTTGCCAAGGCAGCGGCTCGTGCCAGACCGCCAGCACCGAGATACAGGCAACGCAAAGTGCCCACAACAGGATCATGCGAAAGCGCGACAGGATTGTCGCCGCGATCGTCAACGGCCCCATCAGGAGAATTGAAAAGGGGTTTAGCAGGCCGCCCGTCAATTGCAGCAGGGTCGCAAGCTGCAACACATCGAAGGCGAGATACCATGTGGCTTCCCGGTCGCCCAGATGAAGATGGCGTTGCGTGCGCCAGGTCAGCACCAGGTTGAGCGCGGCCGACGCGGCCACCGTCATCATGGCGAGGTCGATGGGCAGATGGAAGCCCATCAGATAATGCACCACGAGGACGGTGATCGCCTGGCCGGTGACAGCGATCCAGCGGATCAGAACCAGCGTGCGGGCGCGCACCCGCGCCGGGCGGCCCATGTCGATCTGGCTCTTGTCCAGCGCGGTGGCCGCCACCGCGGGCGCACCATTCCCCCCTGTCGCGGAATTGGCCGGATCGGAAAAAGACGCCATTGGCACCGGACCCCGAATAATCAGTTGATCGAACTACCGCGCAGGCCGCCATCAATGATGTTATAACGCGCACGCAGTCACCAGACCAGAAACCGCCTCCTTGCCCGCTAGAAAGTCCTCTCACCCATGTCCGACGTTCCGTTTGCCGTGATCGATGTCCGAAACCTGGTCAAACATTTTGGCTCAACAGCCGCGGTAGACGGCATCAGCTTCACCGTCTCGGCCGGTAGCACCACGGCGCTTCTGGGCGGCAATGGCGCGGGCAAGACGACAACCATTTCGATGCTGCTGGGGCTCCTGCTGCCGACCAGCGGCGAAATCCGGATTCTGGACCAGGACATGCTGCGCCATCGCTTTCGCGTTCTGCCACGGCTCAATTTTTCCTCACCCTATGTCGATCTCCCCCACCGGCTTACGGTGTATGAAAACCTGCGCATCTACGCGAACCTCTATGGCGTCCCCGACCCGGACGCGCGGATCGACGGCCTCGCATCCGATCTCGATCTCACCCCGCTTCTGACACGGCCGACCGGACGACTTTCTTCGGGACAGAAAACCCGCGTCGCCCTCGCCAAGGCACTCCTGAACGAGCCCGACGTGCTGCTCCTCGATGAACCCACCGCCTCGCTCGATCCCGACACGGCGGATTTCGTTCGCCGCTATCTCAGCGACTACCAGAACCGGACCGGCGCCACCATCCT
It contains:
- a CDS encoding ActS/PrrB/RegB family redox-sensitive histidine kinase, which gives rise to MASFSDPANSATGGNGAPAVAATALDKSQIDMGRPARVRARTLVLIRWIAVTGQAITVLVVHYLMGFHLPIDLAMMTVAASAALNLVLTWRTQRHLHLGDREATWYLAFDVLQLATLLQLTGGLLNPFSILLMGPLTIAATILSRFRMILLWALCVACISVLAVWHEPLPWQGAAPPIPTVYVLGLWVALVLGASLIAAYGWRVAEDARRLSNALGATQLALDREHRVSELGAMAAATAHELGSPLSTIAVAVKELSSEALADAPDHVRDDLQLLTEQVARCRDILASLGRLSSANAGEALLRFETLPLSQLMAELGQKFADDGTGPGVAFDVDRHADKDNPEPVVRRTPELMHGLGNLVQNALQFARHRVVAEIRWSATSVEVRLLDDGPGFPPAILARLGEPYLSSRSGTGEHLGLGIFIAETLLGRMGATLDFANPSPASRKGLGGARVTILWPREALDVTP
- a CDS encoding ABC transporter ATP-binding protein; translated protein: MSDVPFAVIDVRNLVKHFGSTAAVDGISFTVSAGSTTALLGGNGAGKTTTISMLLGLLLPTSGEIRILDQDMLRHRFRVLPRLNFSSPYVDLPHRLTVYENLRIYANLYGVPDPDARIDGLASDLDLTPLLTRPTGRLSSGQKTRVALAKALLNEPDVLLLDEPTASLDPDTADFVRRYLSDYQNRTGATILLASHNMTEVERLCDRVLMMKNGTIVDRGAPDELIRRYGRRDMEEVFLHIARDTPEADRAEAGS